Genomic window (Paenibacillus sp. PK3_47):
CCGGGGTTTTGTTTGAGGTAGAGCGGGCGATTCCAACCCGGTATAGAGCCGGCGGCGTGTTCAAATATTTCATGCACCCCAACACCTTCAGCGAACGTCTCCAGATGCTGGCCGAGAAAGACACCAGCGCGTCTATTCAGCTGCAGATCATGGGTGGTACGAAGAAAATCAATGCCTATGATGTTGAAGAGGTCTGGAGTATGCCGGAAGGTGCGATTCTCTTCACGTATCAGCCGAACTTCGCAATGGTCCACACCTACGATATGCAAATCCGGAAGACAACCGAGGGTAAAGAGGCAATTTGGACTGATAAGCGCTTCTACGCGATTCACTCTGACTTCGACGCCATTTTTGAAGAGCCGCAAGCTCTGGCCTATGTGGAAGGGGTGGAATTCTGATGCCATACGTGACCTACAGGGGAAACAATGCATCTCTGCGGCTGTATAGTATCCGCTTCGAACCGGCTAAACCGGTGTTAGTGGAAGATTCAGATGTGCTGGAAAAACTGCATGAGCATCCTGATTTTGAGGTGAAAGCAGAGAAGATTATCCCGCTGGAAGACTTGACGGTTGCCCAATTAAAAGACAAGGCGAAGAAGGCCGGAATTGATGGTTTTGCCGACCTGAAGAAGCCGGAGCTGATCGCCGCCCTGAAGGCGCTGGAAGGCGGCGGTGTGCCGGATGCTAACAACGACACTCCTTAAGACCCGCAGCCGTGTCAGCGCCGTGCAGGAGGCTAATGAAGCGCAACTTGAGCAGTATATTGATGATGCACAGACCCGGATCGAGCTGTATCTGCCCGTACCATTCCCAATTGTGGTAGACAAGCAGCTCATGCTGGCTTGGGTGAAGCTGGCGGAGTCACTGGCCCTGCAGGACAGCGAGGAGTACCTGTCTTCCGTCGCTCGTGGCTATTCAGCGGAGAGTGACGGCGCCTGGACATACACCCGGCAGGCTGTAGAAGGAAAGACCACGGGCAATGCTGATGTAGACTCTATCCTCTTCCTATGGGTTAAGAAACAGCAGTCCGGGCCGGATGATGGAAACATCACGGCCTATTTTCTATGAATCACCGCATGAATACCCCGCTGGTGGTGTACCGGGTCGGCCGCCAGCAGGATGCGGACAACCTGTTTAGTGACAGGAGGGCGGGAAAGGTAGCGGATTTGAAGTGTTTCGTTGTTAAGACGCAGACTGATGCCAAGACAGATTCCACCCCGGTCATATACATTATCAAAAAGACAATCGGTGTACCGAAGACAGTAGACGTCCGGATCAGTGACGAAGTATTGCTGCTCGGACGCAGGTATTTGGTAATCGACTCTAACCCACGCCGTTACTGGCGTGAGCTGTTGGTAACTTGCGAGGTGAAGGGTAGTGAACATGCATGATTTTGACGGCTTAGCGAAGAAATTCAAGAAGCTAAGTGATGAAGGTGTGAATCAGATCCTCCGGAACATCGCAGAGGCCGTGGGCGAGACGCTACTGAATCTCATCATAGATGAAATCGACAAGCAGGACCTCATCGACACTGGGACCATGTGGAATTCCTTTACCCGCGGCGAGGACGGTAACGTCTGGGAATGGGATATCGACCGGAACAGCATTACGCTGGAGGTCGGGTCGAATTTAGGGACAAGCAGCAGTGATCCCGGTAGGCGCGGGTATCCAAGGCTGCTGAATGACGGGTACACCATTCATAAGGCGTATTTTGTCCCGGGCTACTGGGCTACCAATGGGACATTTGTTTACGACCCTCATGCTAAATCCGGGTTTATGGCCAAGCCGCGCTCTTTTATCGGCAGACACTACTTCGATATTGCGATTCAGCAACTGGAAGGCGGTATGAATGCACTGATTATGAAACGGTTGGAGAAGGAATTGGGGAGGATGCTGTCATGATGGATGTTGGACTGAAAGCCTGGGCAGAACTCGTGCAGCGGGTCTACCCAGAGCTTCCGATCCTTCGGAACCGTTCCCTCTGGATGGCCGGGCAGTATGAGCGGCCAAGTGTTTTTATTGAGACTGACCTAGTTTCCGACAAGGCTCACACACCGCAAGCAGACCGAATCATTGAGGATGTAGGCTTGGTCTTTCACTACGACAGCGATCGTAGCAGGGCAGAGAGTGCAGGAGAGCCAGTCCCCTTAGACATATCCCCCTTCTTCCTATATCTCCGTCAGCAGCGGTTCTGCGTAGCCTCACAACGCTTCGGTATTATGATGGTGATCGAGGCTCCACGCACGCGGGCTATGAATGACCGGATGGAAGTCACATTCAGATATTCATACCTGCTACATGTTCCGAAGCTGCTTGTGAATGGCGATGGCAGTCCAGTCGCAAAAATTAAAGATTTCTATACGATTTACGAAGGAGAGGAGCACCAGGTATGAGCAGCATCAAAAGACAGCAGCGGTCGCTGGCATCTTCATCAGATGCAAGTAAGCGCAGCAAAAGAGAATGGATTGAGGGCGCAGTAGCCTTGAAGCGAGAACGCTTTGAGTTGGCTGGCGCTCTTTTTGATTGCTGTGATGACGATGAATTGACGTTGCAGGAAGTACAGGATAAGTTGACAGCCTACTTGGGACTGTCAGAACAAGTGAAGGAGGAAAGAGTAAATGTCGATACAGCGGAGTAGACCTGGTGCTTATGTGGAGCTGCAGGCGGTGGCTGAGTCCCGTATCCTGTCAGTATCCGGTCGGGTGTTGGTTCCGTACCAAGCGGAGTGGGGAGCTCCAAATAAAGCAGTGGATATGGCCGACCAATCGGAGCGCTTTAAGGAAACAGGCCTGCAGGTGGATGAGCTGGAGCTGGCTGCTGCGAATGGGGCGACCGTGGTCGGGTATCGCGTAACCAACGGGAACGAGGTGGCAGCGTCTGCTGCGGTGGCAAGCAGCTACACAATTGAGGCGCGTTATCCCGGGACGCGTGGGAATGATTTTGAATATATGATTCGGGCCAGTTTGGTGGACTCTGAAAAGAAAGAAATCCTTATTCGGGACTCGAAGGGGATTTATGACACCGAGACATTCCTGGTAGCAGATAAAGCTGAGGCTGAAGAAACACTGAAGAAATCCAACATGGTCCGGTTTAAAGATACTGGAGCAACGGCTTGGGCGGATGTGGCGTATACGAAGCTGGCCGGCGGAGTCACCGGTACCGCTGCTATCACGGCAGCGAACTGGAGTGGCGTTTTTAACCGAATCGACGGCCTGGTGTTTGATGTAGTCTATCTACCTTCCTCCGACGCTGCGGTACAGGCAGCTGCTAAGCAGTGGCTACTGGATCGACGCAGTAAGGCCCGTAAGCTGGCGCAGCTTGTTGTTGCTGGTGCATCATCCTCAGATGGTGATATCGAGGCTCACAACGCACGGAGCCGTGCGGCGAATGCCCGCTTTATCATTAACTGCTCTTTGGCTGGTGAGCACACCAACGGTAAGATATATAGCTCCCTTCAGTGGGCAGCGTGGGTGGCCGGCCTGGTGGCGGGAACGCCTGCAAATAAGTCCTTCACTGGAGTTAAAGTACCTATGACCGAAGCGAAGGTGGATTGGAGCCACAGCGAGGTGCTGAAAGGCTTGTCCGAGGGTACGCTTATGGCCACTCGTGATGGTTACGACTACATCATCGAGTCCGCCGTAAACACTCTGGCCACTATAGGAACCGGTGAGCGGGAGGACTTCGGTAAGATTCGTGTTTCCATGACGATCGACCAAATCTTGAATGATATTTACGCTGCCGGCAAAGCGAATAAGGCGAAGCTCGATAATGATGCGGACGGCCGGGGAATGTTTATCGCAGCTGTGATCAGCTATTTGAAGGTGCGGGCGCAGCAGAAGGCCATCGGCTCCGAGTTCACCTTTGTGGAGCATCCCGAAAAAACGAGTGCTGCTGATTATGCTTACTTCTTGTTGTCCGCTAAGCCTCTGGATGCTATTGAAATCTTTAATATTGATTGGGAGGTGGCATAGTAGATGGAACGCGAACTTATTGGCCGGAACCTCTCTGTTCAGGATGATAATGGCGATGCGCTTCAGACCATTAAAGAGGTTGAGGTTCTGCTGAAGCCGGAAACTTTGGATATTATCCGTGCGAGAAAGATGTCCAAGACAAAGCAAATTGTGGGATATGAGATTACCGTAAAACTAGTGATGTCGAAACTGGAGTCCAGACTTCGGTACCGGATGCTCGATGATTTCAAAGCGGGCAAGACAATGTACCTGGACCGGATTACTGGCTCCCTTGAGGACAAGCAGACCGGAAATGTGGAAAGAGTCCTCATCAGCGGAATTCACATCCATGATGAAATGGATCTCCTTGTGGCCAAAATTGACGAGAATAACGGAATTGACATTACATTGTCCGGTACCGCGAATGATTTTGACTTTGTCGAGAAATTTCCTGATTACATGGCATAGGGACGGGCAACCGTCTCTTTTTCTTTATCTCATATAAATTACAAATTGGAGGAAAAAACAGAATGAGCGATAAATTAGAAAAATATCTATCCAAGGGCAAAGCAGATCGGAACGATGATACCATTACTGTGCCGGCAGACGGGGAAGAATGGTCTGTTCGCCGTTTGACCACCATCGAAGTGCGTCGGTCTTACGAACTGGCCTATGAGGAGAATGGTGATCCGAAGGAGTCTTACAACGAGATCGATGTGATGATTGTCAAGGCGACAGAACACGATTTCGATTGGAACAACAAGGATTTGTTGCTGGCATATAGCTGCATCAGTAAATATGAGCTGCCGCCGCGTATTCTGGACAACCCCGCAGATTACGCTGAGCTCAGTAAGGCTGTACGTAATTTCCAGGAAACGAAGGATGAGTTGTTGAAAGAAGCAAAAAACTCATCAAGCAAGACGGAGAAGCAAGCTGGGTAGCATCTTTTTGGATGAACCAGAAGCGACTGCCGGCTGAGGTCTTGCCTTATCAGGTGGATAAGCAGCGGCAGTATTTTTTCTGTCTTGCAGCCGGCATGCTCGCCGAAGAAGAAGCCAAACGCCTAGCCAACAAGAAATAGGCAGGAACGAGGTGAACAACCATAGCAGCAGCGACAACAAAAGTGACGGTCCCGTTCGAAGCACAGGACCTTATTTCCGGTGCTGTCCGGAATATACGAACAGCACTCCGCGGAGCAACAGATGATTTAC
Coding sequences:
- a CDS encoding Rho termination factor N-terminal domain-containing protein; translation: MTYRGNNASLRLYSIRFEPAKPVLVEDSDVLEKLHEHPDFEVKAEKIIPLEDLTVAQLKDKAKKAGIDGFADLKKPELIAALKALEGGGVPDANNDTP
- a CDS encoding HK97 gp10 family phage protein; protein product: MHDFDGLAKKFKKLSDEGVNQILRNIAEAVGETLLNLIIDEIDKQDLIDTGTMWNSFTRGEDGNVWEWDIDRNSITLEVGSNLGTSSSDPGRRGYPRLLNDGYTIHKAYFVPGYWATNGTFVYDPHAKSGFMAKPRSFIGRHYFDIAIQQLEGGMNALIMKRLEKELGRMLS
- a CDS encoding phage tail sheath subtilisin-like domain-containing protein; protein product: MSIQRSRPGAYVELQAVAESRILSVSGRVLVPYQAEWGAPNKAVDMADQSERFKETGLQVDELELAAANGATVVGYRVTNGNEVAASAAVASSYTIEARYPGTRGNDFEYMIRASLVDSEKKEILIRDSKGIYDTETFLVADKAEAEETLKKSNMVRFKDTGATAWADVAYTKLAGGVTGTAAITAANWSGVFNRIDGLVFDVVYLPSSDAAVQAAAKQWLLDRRSKARKLAQLVVAGASSSDGDIEAHNARSRAANARFIINCSLAGEHTNGKIYSSLQWAAWVAGLVAGTPANKSFTGVKVPMTEAKVDWSHSEVLKGLSEGTLMATRDGYDYIIESAVNTLATIGTGEREDFGKIRVSMTIDQILNDIYAAGKANKAKLDNDADGRGMFIAAVISYLKVRAQQKAIGSEFTFVEHPEKTSAADYAYFLLSAKPLDAIEIFNIDWEVA
- a CDS encoding phage tail tube protein, whose product is MERELIGRNLSVQDDNGDALQTIKEVEVLLKPETLDIIRARKMSKTKQIVGYEITVKLVMSKLESRLRYRMLDDFKAGKTMYLDRITGSLEDKQTGNVERVLISGIHIHDEMDLLVAKIDENNGIDITLSGTANDFDFVEKFPDYMA